From Bacteroidota bacterium, a single genomic window includes:
- a CDS encoding GNAT family N-acetyltransferase, producing the protein MTIKEPSTPQEYEAYYTLRWKVLREPWGKPLGSERDGMEKDCVHAMAVDEQGALFGVIRLQQNNSNEGQVRFMGVDQNKRSNGVGSSLLKYMENKAREKKMTSLTLHARENAINFYLKNGYQLIAKSYLMWDSIQHFLMEKKL; encoded by the coding sequence ATGACTATTAAAGAACCTTCCACCCCCCAGGAATATGAGGCATACTATACCCTTAGGTGGAAAGTATTAAGAGAGCCTTGGGGCAAACCCTTGGGAAGTGAAAGAGATGGAATGGAAAAGGATTGTGTTCATGCAATGGCCGTAGATGAGCAAGGTGCACTATTTGGGGTTATTCGCCTTCAGCAAAACAATTCTAATGAGGGCCAGGTTAGGTTCATGGGTGTTGATCAAAATAAAAGAAGTAACGGGGTTGGATCAAGCTTGCTTAAATACATGGAAAATAAAGCCAGGGAAAAAAAAATGACTTCCTTAACTCTACACGCAAGAGAGAATGCAATTAATTTTTATCTTAAAAACGGTTATCAATTAATTGCTAAATCCTATCTTATGTGGGATAGTATTCAACACTTTCTAATGGAAAAAAAATTATAA
- a CDS encoding CoA transferase, with protein sequence MNFFEGLTVIELASVLAGPATGMFFSELGARVIKIENPLTGGDVTRQWKTQSESPQSSVSAYYSSVNYNKEVHFIDLNSKQGKNKLYALLKNADILISNFKEGDAEKLGMDYNTIKKLNSKLIYAFLGGFPKGINRVAFDVVLQAETGFMSMNGTEQSGPVKMPVALIDVLAAHQLKQALLIALIHKERTGKGSYVSTTLYESAIASLVNQASNYLMQGIVPKPIGSIHPNIAPYGETFSTKDGKSIVMAIGSDKQFKSLCTILNISDQEDYKTNTCRIKNRKQLSDLLTIELKKHHSKGLMKKFETKNIPAGLIKNLEEVFNQPEAKNMILEENNQGQVTKTIKSIAFKSDFL encoded by the coding sequence ATGAACTTTTTTGAAGGATTAACTGTAATTGAACTGGCAAGTGTTCTGGCAGGACCTGCAACCGGAATGTTTTTTTCTGAACTTGGAGCAAGGGTGATAAAAATTGAAAACCCTTTAACGGGAGGTGATGTAACGCGTCAGTGGAAAACCCAGTCAGAATCACCGCAATCATCTGTTTCCGCCTATTATAGCAGCGTTAATTATAATAAGGAAGTTCATTTTATTGATTTAAATTCAAAACAAGGAAAAAACAAACTTTATGCGCTTTTAAAGAATGCTGATATATTAATATCGAATTTCAAGGAAGGAGATGCTGAAAAACTCGGAATGGATTACAATACCATTAAGAAGTTAAATTCAAAACTCATTTATGCTTTTCTTGGTGGCTTTCCAAAAGGGATTAATAGAGTAGCCTTTGATGTTGTATTACAGGCTGAAACTGGTTTTATGTCCATGAATGGCACAGAACAATCCGGACCTGTAAAAATGCCTGTGGCCCTTATTGATGTATTGGCTGCACATCAATTAAAACAAGCTCTTTTAATTGCTCTCATTCATAAAGAAAGGACTGGGAAGGGCTCATACGTAAGTACAACTTTATATGAATCTGCAATAGCTTCTCTCGTAAACCAGGCTTCCAATTATTTAATGCAGGGAATAGTTCCAAAACCAATAGGATCTATTCATCCTAATATAGCACCTTATGGTGAAACTTTTAGTACAAAGGATGGAAAATCAATCGTTATGGCCATTGGAAGTGATAAACAGTTTAAAAGTTTATGTACTATTTTAAATATATCAGACCAAGAGGATTATAAAACAAACACATGCAGAATTAAAAACCGCAAACAGCTTTCTGATTTATTGACAATTGAATTAAAAAAGCACCATTCAAAGGGACTCATGAAAAAATTTGAAACAAAAAACATACCTGCCGGATTAATTAAAAATTTAGAAGAAGTATTTAATCAACCTGAAGCAAAAAACATGATTCTGGAAGAAAACAATCAGGGACAAGTAACAAAAACAATTAAAAGCATAGCCTTTAAATCAGATTTTTTATGA
- a CDS encoding glycosyltransferase family 39 protein, translated as MDKKDNYLFYSLIAIGIVLRFISPFEIPFTHDEFSALFRTYYDNFSDLIAKGVIETDVHPAGVQVFIHYYVMLFGRSELIVKLPFIFFGIGTLILVYIIGKKWFNPFTGLLAVAYCASIQYTIIFSQMARPYISGLFFALAMVYYWDKIVFKPEDKFFKHSALFVLFSAICAYNHHFSLLFAAIVGLTGLFFINKKFYVKYLISGAMIFVLYIPHLSIFFHQLNIGGVGNWLPKPTYNFFLEYVMYIFHFSYFALIPALFISLLSFINPLKEKFFRNKYWIIAVLWFLTPLTIGFLYSYYVNPVIQYSGLLFSFPFFFLVIFGNIKNYNFPIKFITLITIVGINIFTLVVNRNHYQVFYNSFFKDALVQNDKNYREFGNQEYTGIIESFEDITNHYLKTLNLDSTFTWYSNFPNKKAFLEFVRDSGKGNLSFSFLHGSAHTMVPGIMEYYPQVLERRDYDGGTSYFFAKNKLVNKSIRNDIIISNDFENTLNSGFGQALENLTDIVSYSGKQSFFMASEQEWGPTLEIALDSVIFGQYDCFDVSFRLYQNYIKQGLLVVQLKSEDTLIYWGASEVNEFPVTNNWSKVYHSIKFSDIDTKGLKNIKLSAFIWNKYQNEFFIDDFQVHIREGNPIIYGLHKKIKNELF; from the coding sequence ATGGATAAAAAAGATAATTATTTGTTTTATTCCTTAATTGCAATTGGTATTGTTTTAAGGTTTATTTCCCCATTTGAAATTCCATTTACACATGATGAGTTTAGTGCATTATTCAGAACCTATTATGACAATTTTAGTGATTTAATCGCCAAAGGTGTGATAGAAACTGACGTTCATCCTGCCGGTGTTCAGGTATTTATACATTACTATGTTATGTTGTTTGGTCGTTCTGAACTTATAGTTAAACTTCCATTTATCTTTTTTGGAATAGGAACCCTTATTTTAGTCTATATTATTGGAAAAAAGTGGTTTAATCCTTTTACCGGCTTGTTGGCTGTTGCATATTGCGCCAGCATTCAATACACAATAATATTCAGTCAAATGGCAAGGCCTTATATTTCAGGTCTTTTTTTCGCTCTGGCAATGGTTTACTATTGGGACAAAATAGTTTTTAAACCAGAAGATAAATTCTTTAAACATTCCGCATTATTTGTACTTTTTAGCGCTATTTGTGCTTACAATCATCATTTTAGTTTGCTGTTTGCAGCAATTGTTGGTCTAACAGGATTGTTTTTTATCAACAAAAAATTTTATGTTAAATACCTCATTTCAGGGGCAATGATATTTGTTTTATATATTCCCCATCTCTCCATTTTTTTTCATCAGTTAAACATTGGAGGGGTTGGAAACTGGCTACCCAAACCTACTTATAATTTCTTTCTGGAATATGTCATGTATATTTTTCATTTCTCCTATTTTGCACTAATACCTGCACTATTTATTTCTCTTTTATCTTTTATTAATCCTTTGAAAGAAAAATTTTTTCGTAATAAATATTGGATAATAGCTGTATTATGGTTTCTAACTCCACTTACCATTGGATTTTTATACTCCTATTATGTAAATCCTGTAATCCAATATTCCGGACTTCTTTTTTCTTTTCCTTTTTTCTTCCTTGTTATTTTTGGAAATATTAAGAATTACAACTTCCCGATTAAATTTATTACTTTAATAACTATTGTTGGAATCAACATTTTTACCCTTGTTGTAAATAGAAATCACTATCAGGTTTTTTACAATTCTTTTTTTAAGGATGCCTTGGTTCAAAACGACAAAAATTACCGGGAGTTTGGAAACCAGGAATATACTGGAATTATCGAATCTTTTGAAGATATTACAAATCATTATTTGAAAACGCTAAATTTAGATTCCACCTTTACCTGGTATTCCAATTTCCCGAATAAAAAGGCATTTTTAGAATTTGTAAGGGATTCGGGCAAAGGCAATCTTTCATTTTCTTTTTTACATGGGAGTGCACATACAATGGTTCCCGGAATAATGGAATATTACCCTCAAGTGCTTGAAAGAAGAGATTATGATGGAGGCACTTCCTATTTTTTTGCAAAAAACAAATTAGTAAATAAATCAATTCGGAATGATATTATTATTTCGAATGATTTTGAAAATACCCTAAATTCCGGTTTTGGTCAAGCATTGGAGAATTTAACTGACATTGTAAGTTATTCAGGAAAACAATCTTTTTTCATGGCATCAGAACAGGAATGGGGCCCAACACTAGAAATAGCTCTTGATAGTGTAATATTTGGACAGTATGATTGTTTTGATGTATCGTTTCGATTATATCAAAACTATATCAAACAAGGCCTTTTGGTTGTACAACTCAAATCGGAAGATACTTTAATTTATTGGGGCGCATCTGAGGTAAATGAATTTCCTGTAACTAACAACTGGTCTAAGGTTTATCATTCCATTAAGTTTTCAGATATAGATACAAAAGGGTTGAAAAACATTAAACTTTCAGCATTTATTTGGAATAAATATCAAAATGAATTTTTTATCGATGACTTTCAAGTACATATAAGGGAAGGCAATCCAATAATTTATGGACTTCATAAAAAAATTAAAAATGAACTTTTTTGA